In Synechococcus sp. UW179A, the DNA window TGATCCAGGCGATCGACGATCTTGGTGAGCTTGATAACACATTGGTGATCTATATCACCGGAGACAACGGCGCCAGTGTTGAAGGGGATAGGACTGGTCAGTGGAATTGGAACCACTACCTCAATGGAGTTGAAGAAACGCCTGACGAACAGGAGGCCAAGCTTGATGAGTGGGGCGGGCCTACCACCTATCCCATGTATCACATGGGCTGGGCGATCGCCTTCAACTCACCCTTTGCTCTCTCCAAGCAAGTGGCCGGTGATTTCGGTGGAACACGCAACGGTACGGTGATTCATTGGCCGAAACGCATTAAACAAGGTGGTGGTCTACGCACACAGTTTTCGCACGTAAATGATGTGGCCCCAACAATTCTTGAGGCGGCCAATCTGCCGATGCCCAACACAATTAATGGCATTGATCAGATTCCAATGCAAGGAACCAGTCTGATGTATACCTTTGATGCTCCTGATGCCAAAGAAAAGCACAATACGCAGTATTTTGAGGTTATTGGCAACCGAGGCATCTACCACAACGGTTGGATGGCGCGAACCACAGTGATGTATCCCTGGATGGCGCCGGAAAGAATGAATCCAGTTGCCGACGATAGTGGTTGGCAACTTTATGACACCACCAAGGATTTCAGCCTCTCGAATGATCTCGCTGATCAGGAGCCGGAACGCCTTGTGGCCATGAAGAAGAAGTTCATCGAAGAGGCCACTGCAAATCAGGTGTTGCCGCTTGATGATCGTCTTCTCGAGCGTCTAGTACCTTCTGTTGCCGGTCGGCCGACACTTTTGGGTGATCGGACGTCCATGGATTTGTATCCCTATGCCTGGAACATGGTCGAGGATTCGATCCTTAATGTGAAGAATACCTCCAGCAGCATTACGGCTCAGTTGGACATCAAGCCTGGCCAGAAGGAGAGTGGCGTGATCTTCTCCCAGGGCGGTCGCTTTGGTGGCTGGTCTCTCTATGTGGAGAATAATGTGCCTGCCTACACCTACAACTATATGGGTAAGCCTTACACCTTTACCAGTAATGAGCCATTGCCAATTGGTCAGTCTGAACTTCGCTTTGAGATCGACTACGACGGTGGCGGTGTTGGCAAAGGCGCCGATGTGCGGATGAAGATCAACGATAAAGTTGTTGCCCTTGGTCGACTTGACAAGACCATCGCATCACGTTTCTCCATTGATGAAGGTGCTGATGTTGGTCTTGATCGTGGTTCGGCGGTCACCGTCAAGAACATCGGACCCCAGCGTTACAGCGCCTATGGCGGACAGATTGACAAGGTCACGCTTGAGATCTATCCCAAGGAGACTGATGCCAAGAAGATCTGATTGAGTCGATCATCAGCTGTTGGATGGTGATGTTGTTCCTCTGAGCAGTATCACCATTTTTTATGAGTTGTGAGTGTATGAATTGTGATTTGCAGCGTTGGCTTGTTGTCATGAATGAGAGGGCTGTGGTGTCTGTGCAATCTCTCTTTTGGTGGCCGTCTGCTCTGGTCAAGCAAAGTGTTGCTGATCAGCTGCTTCGGATTACTGATCCGATGTTTCAGCGATTGGTTCTCTTGGCACTATGCGTTTCAGCTGTGCCGGGGTACAGAACAACGTTGGATCTGTATCGAAGGGCCTTTAAAAGCATCCAGCTCTTCATCAAGTATGTCTCAAAGATCCACGCAGCATCATGGTCTTGATGGCTTGTGGTGGGATCAATGCGGTTGATTGCGTTGGTAAGTTTTCAAGCGATGGCTGATCCAGCCAGGCCCAACCAGGCCGAGAATGATGATGGTGAGTGTTGTGGTGAGACGACTGGAGAGAGTTCTTGCTTCTTCCAGTCCGTTGAACACAAACGCAATGGCGACCAGAACACCGAAGACTCCTGTGAACGTTCCACTGAGGGACCTGAGCAGGTCACCGATCGAGCGGCCCTCAACAGCATCAGGGTCGATGCCGACATGGCGACCGGCCAGAACACCTGTGATGCCCAGAATCACGATCAGAGCTAGTCGCTCCCAGGCTGAGTAGGCAGATCCAGTTTCGCCGGCTCGCTGCATCACATACACCATCGAGGATGCTGTTCCTAGGAAGCTGCCGGAGCAAAGCCCGATGCTGCCCCACCACTGCGCTGGTGTTTTCAGGCGATTGCGCAGCCTGCTCAGCAGGATCAAGAAGATGCAGCTGACCGTGACATCTGCGAGCAGCGGCAGACTCAGATTGATGGCGTAGCCAACCCCGGCGCCGAGCAGCAAAGCAGCCATATCGGCTCCCTTGCGAGGGTTCTGTTTCAGCAGCAGCTTCGGATCTGATGGGGTTTTCATGGACTCGCTCTAAGCGTCTCCTGTGATCTGATCCTGGTTTGCATTGGCTTGACGCCATTTCATGAACGGTGCCGTACCCACGGCCGTCACGACGACGTACCCAACCACAGCCGCTTTGATGTCAATTGCGTTAGGAGCCATGCCTTGAATGATGAGCAGGGCAAGGCCTGGATTTCGCATAGACAGCACCAAAGGAAGTGTGCTGCGTTCATCGTGGTCGTTTCCTGCAACGACATATCCAAGCCCAATGCCGACCCAGGTGAGGATGAACATCAGTAAGGCTCCTCTGAGGTTGCCGATCAACATCGGCGTCACTTTCGGCAATGCCACGAACAGGATCAGGGCCAGCAGCACCAGTAAGAGGATGCTTGCGCCTTTCTGAATCACCGGATTCCAGCGTTCAGCCCACTCCTTACACCAACGCCGCAATGACACGCCCACAAGCAACGGAATCAGTTGCACGGTGAAGACCTGGAAGGCGACGTCTCTGGCGGACACGCTCCAGATCGTCTCCCCCGATTCCAACGGCAGCTGAGTGACCCACAGCGGCACACTGATAATGGCTGCACAGGCTGACCAGAACTGCAACCTTGTTGCCAGTTGAGGGTTTTCCGCCAGCTTCCTGCTCTTCAGAGCGATCATCGGCGCGCTGGGACAGATTGCCATCAGCATCACCGCTGTAGTGATGGCAGGAGACAGACCTTGTCCGAGTGGGGTCCGCAGCAGCAGCAAAGCCGCCAGTGGCAGGACCACGCAGGTTGCCAATAACACGCGCACGATCAGTGCTGGTCTGTGTTTCAGCAAGTCGAACTGCAGGCTGGGCAGATTCAGGCCCAGAGACACCATGATGAAAAACAGGGCCAGTGAGATCAGCAGTGACATGGAAAGAGAGAGAGATTTGACGGTGACGCGGGAGAAGCCGTCGGCTCAGATAAACCCAGCGAGGAGTAAGAAAAATGCAATTACCCCGATCACTAGCACAGCGGTTGCTGTAGCAATCGAAAGCGATGGCTCATCGCGGTAGAGGTATGGGTCATTGCGCAAGCGGACCAATTCACGTTTGTGCTGCCTCATGGCAATCAGCAACGTGAAAATGCCAACCCCGATGAATCCCATCGACATCAGTTGCACACCCATGTCGTTGCTGGAGTTGGCTTCGCCTCCTGCATCGCGAATGGCGCTGATGATTTTGTCGAGACCGAATCCAAAACTGATCAGAGCCAGGGCTGTGCGAATCCAGGCCAGGGTTGTGCGCTCAGCTGCGGCGCGATTTCGGGTTTTGGCCAGCTCCGTATTGGTATTGCTCATCCGTGTGGGAAGGGCTGACCGCTGTCGACAGGGTAGAAATTGCCGTGATTGACGTCAGCCTGAACTGCTCCCGATTGTGCTGGATTGCAGCGTTTTGCGATTCACCAACTGTTGATCGTTGTCTTTGCCATTCACAATCACCCCAAACGGCAAGCAATTATTGATGGAATGGGCTGAACATCTTCTGACGCATTCAGCCGAAGCATTGCGCTTGATCCTTGAGTGCCTGTCGGTGCTTTCTGTTGGGGTTGGTTTGATTGCGGTGTTCAGTCGCGGCGGGCCGCTGCGCTTACGGGCCATTCCACCTCATCTCATGCAACGGGGACCGCTCACCGCAGCACGCCTGACCTTCGGTGGATGGGTGGCTCTTGCGCTGGAGTTTCAGCTTGGCGCCGATGTGGTGCAGACCACAATCAGCCGCGAAGCATCGGCATTGATTCAGCTGGGAGCTGTGGCATTAGTGCGTACATTCCTGAATTACTTTTTAAGCCTGGAGCTCAAAGAAAAAGAGCAGACTCCTTGATGAAGTCTGCTCTGAATCAGGAATTCGGTTGAAATATCTTAATCAAATTGTCTTGGATTGTTCTCCCTGCCAATACAGGATTAGCTGACTTATTTGAGATACTCAACCTGCATGGTGTGGATTGTTCCGTTGAACTTAAACGGTGCACGCTCCCGGTAGTCCAGGGAAACCGGGGATCCGAGAGCCTGACCAACATCAAGACAGTCATTGGCGGTGAATAGCAGTGCTGCCGGTCTGGGCACAATGCCCTCGAGGAGTCTGTTGCCATTGAGGGTGCACTTGATTGACAGCGGACCCCTTGGATTGTCGTCGGTGTGTTGGGTCACGATTTCCAGTTTGTGGCGACCGGCCGGCAGCGGCTGAGCGGAGCTCAGCTTGGTGCGTTCGATCAGGAACAAGTTGTATTCATAGGTGAGAATTCCTTCATCCATGAATGCGGTGAGACCGCCTGAATTGGCACCCAGCTTGTAGAGCACACCACTGGCATGCTCAGGTGTTTCCATGTCAAGGACCACCCTGTTGTTAA includes these proteins:
- a CDS encoding arylsulfatase; translated protein: MSKLIRHLAVGSGLLLLSGLSTSCTDQKQALGGNLDRTNLPIAEPKPEKVTKVLPADVPMPKQWEVAAPADAPNVVIILLDDVGFAAPSAFGGAVNMPTAEKLADNGLRYNKFHTTALCAPTRAALKSGRNHHKVNMGSIPEIATGYAGNSTVVPDYAQPVAEILRLNGYNTGAFGKWHETPGRETTAAGPQTRWPTRQGFEKFYGFVGAEDNMWDPTIHDGVTVVDAPKKDGYHFTEDMTDQAIGWMRQQKSIKPDKPFFIYYSSAGSHSPHHVSKEWIAKYKGKFDEGWDVLRERNLQNQIKAGIVPEGTQMAEAPDSIPKWDSLTPQQKKIYARQAEVFAAFTEYSDYEAGRLIQAIDDLGELDNTLVIYITGDNGASVEGDRTGQWNWNHYLNGVEETPDEQEAKLDEWGGPTTYPMYHMGWAIAFNSPFALSKQVAGDFGGTRNGTVIHWPKRIKQGGGLRTQFSHVNDVAPTILEAANLPMPNTINGIDQIPMQGTSLMYTFDAPDAKEKHNTQYFEVIGNRGIYHNGWMARTTVMYPWMAPERMNPVADDSGWQLYDTTKDFSLSNDLADQEPERLVAMKKKFIEEATANQVLPLDDRLLERLVPSVAGRPTLLGDRTSMDLYPYAWNMVEDSILNVKNTSSSITAQLDIKPGQKESGVIFSQGGRFGGWSLYVENNVPAYTYNYMGKPYTFTSNEPLPIGQSELRFEIDYDGGGVGKGADVRMKINDKVVALGRLDKTIASRFSIDEGADVGLDRGSAVTVKNIGPQRYSAYGGQIDKVTLEIYPKETDAKKI
- a CDS encoding bile acid:sodium symporter family protein, with product MSLLISLALFFIMVSLGLNLPSLQFDLLKHRPALIVRVLLATCVVLPLAALLLLRTPLGQGLSPAITTAVMLMAICPSAPMIALKSRKLAENPQLATRLQFWSACAAIISVPLWVTQLPLESGETIWSVSARDVAFQVFTVQLIPLLVGVSLRRWCKEWAERWNPVIQKGASILLLVLLALILFVALPKVTPMLIGNLRGALLMFILTWVGIGLGYVVAGNDHDERSTLPLVLSMRNPGLALLIIQGMAPNAIDIKAAVVGYVVVTAVGTAPFMKWRQANANQDQITGDA
- a CDS encoding YidH family protein, with amino-acid sequence MSNTNTELAKTRNRAAAERTTLAWIRTALALISFGFGLDKIISAIRDAGGEANSSNDMGVQLMSMGFIGVGIFTLLIAMRQHKRELVRLRNDPYLYRDEPSLSIATATAVLVIGVIAFFLLLAGFI
- a CDS encoding DUF1622 domain-containing protein, translated to MSLPFTITPNGKQLLMEWAEHLLTHSAEALRLILECLSVLSVGVGLIAVFSRGGPLRLRAIPPHLMQRGPLTAARLTFGGWVALALEFQLGADVVQTTISREASALIQLGAVALVRTFLNYFLSLELKEKEQTP